AGTTCTCTTCACTGCCTGACCTGACGTACCTGGACCTGTCATTCAATAAGATCGATCTGGCCTATGACAACGCCTTCAAAGAACTACAGAAACTACAAGTGCTGGACCTCAGTTACAATCCTCACTACTTTCAAGCATTCGGGATAACgcataatttaaattttacaaaaaatctGCCTGTGCTCAGGGTGCTGAATATGAGTCATAACTCCATTTCCAGACTAACAACAAAACAGATGCACAGCAAATCATTAGCAGAACTCCAGTTTACTTATAATAATCTCGGGAATCTTTGGAAAGAAAAGGACGGCTCAtataaaatgctttttaataatcttactaatttgaccattttagaTATATCCCACAACCGCATCTCAAAGATTCCAGATGATGTGTATGAATATTTGCCGCATAAACTCACAACACTACGCATAGATCACAACTCGCTCAAAGATTTCAAATGGGACAAACTCAAGCGTTTTGATCAACTTCAAATTTTAGACCTGAGCTTCAATTCTTTATCTAATGTGACGGGCATAAGTTCAAACCTCACAGACACTTTGACTTTCCTCGACCTGAGTCATAATCATATTTTCCACTTGGACAGTGGCTTTCTAAATGGAGCAAAAAGCCTAAAGACTCTCAGCCTGAGCCACAACAAACTGACTACCATCAATCAGTCCACCTTCCAGTCGCAACCTGAATTTCATATTGAGACTTTGTACTTGCAGAGAAATCTGTTCCAATGTACTTGTGATTCATTAGATTTCATTTTGTGGATTGAAAACAGTGGTATAAAGATCCCTCGACTGACCACCGAGGTGACATGTGCCACCCCCGCCGACTGGAAGGGTCGAGCTCTGATCAACTTTCAAATTAACCAGTGCGTGAATGACAACCAGGCGTTCTCGATCTATATATTCACAACTGTcttcattattgtttttatgtttgtagcAACAGTTGCTCACTTGTTTTACTGGGATGCTTCATACGTCCTACACTATATAAAAGCTAAGCTGAAGGGATTCAGATCCTTCGACTCATCGGAAGGTGTTTATGATGTGTTTGTGACTTACGACACCAGGGATCCACATGTCTCTGAGTGGGTGATGACGAGCTTGCGAGAGAAACtggaagaggaaggagagaaggaactTCCTCTGTGTCTGGAGGAGAGGGACTGGCCCCCTGGAGTCCCACTCTTGGATAACCTGGTTCAGAGCATCCGCTACAGTCGGAAGACCCTGTTCGTCTTAACGGAGGGCTACGTAAAGACCGGGATTTTCAAGCTGGCGATGTATCTGGCCCACCAAAGACTCCTTGATGAAAACGTGGATGTGATCGTGCTGCTGATGTTGGAGCCCGTCCTGCAGCACTCTCACTTCCTGCGCCTGAGGAGGAGGCTCTGCGGGAAGAGTATTGTGGAGTGGCCGAGAACCGCTGCGGCAGAGCCCTGGTTCTGGCAAAATCTGAGGAATGTGGTCAGAGTGGACAACGAGGTGATGTACAACAGGACTTATTCAAAGTATTTCACCATCAAGTGAAACAGAGACGATTTGTAACCTTAAAATGTGGACAATAAAATCAACAGTGGTGTGGTCCTTCACATCTTTTATCTCTCTGCCTGGGACTTAACAGAAAGCAAATAAAGAAATTGctgatgtattttatttactgaATGTCTTATCATCTGTGTGCAAATATTAgaatatgttaataaataaatccatttttaaaaaatgtgccatttgtacatgttttaatttgttatttggtCTTCATCTACAAAATATCTTTAAGGTCACAAGGTCAACCAGCAGATGGGTAATTTATTGTACGAATAAAATGTGTGGCATTATCCATTATTTTGAGTGTTTATGGCTTATTTGTCTCAACTAATTTTtttaagaatgaaaaaaaatattttttctacagTTAAAACTCAAGAGTTAAACTCTAACTGGGTTTCCTGTATAGGAAATTAATAAATCAGTTAACAATACATATTCAACAGATAAATAGatgaatatactgtatataaaagcaaataacagaaaagacagaaaaataaataaattaacaaaaaatatgccaggtgtcaacataaaaaaatattaagtaacttaagtgaaaaaaataattaggtGCTAGTTTTATTGTTGAAAtgaatttgtaaatatataatagAATTTATTACTTGAAATTATGAAAATAAGGTTTTACTTTAGCAAATTTGCAGGTATAAAAGTACAACttcacaatataaatataatggttagaaaaaaatgtttaacgacgttttaaatttaaactttaaaatcacAGATATTATTTTCCATgatacataaaaagaaaaaacgtgCCCTAGTTTACAGGTATATATCATTgactgtaaaaattaaaaaattaaaagtaaatataagacaaaaaaaaggtagGCTATATAGTCTACATTTCCGGAACAGATGGACGATAGTTCCAATATGGGAATCACATGAGGCACAGCTTAaatcttaaacattttttacttgaaaaaaaaacaaaacatgatctTACCGGGCAACATCGACGAGGGATTTTGTTTGAAACCTTTTATTGtcctaaacatttttataaggGAGAGCCCAAACTTTTTCCCAGCATAAATTGTTTAAACTATCGCTCCACaatgctgctcctgctgcaacACTTCCTGATTATTACCTCATCTGCCCGCAAGGTGTCGCCACTGCCACAGTAATAATGAGGCGCTGTGTGCAAGTTAAACTGGTCAACTAATGGTCTCGCTTATAAATCACTCTGTATCTTATATTTTTCCGGTTTTGCTGCACGAACTAACATCTTGAAGCGCTATAATGACAAAGACATATATTATCATAGATAATAGACACATAGGCACATagatagacatatatatatatatatatatatatatttttttttaagacagcTGAAAACTGAGTATTTTCACTCACTTCATCTGATACACGTGGTCGCAGCTATTTTCCCCACtcaaataaatgcacagacCTTAAATTAAAAAGTGACAACGGTATATGCGACGTTTTATAATGTTGAATCTTAAAGAAAAAGTATATTAACAAAAAGGCAGGTTTTGGAAACTGGACGTGACGTCAGATGGTGATTTGCATACTGCGTAGTATTTATGGTGTGATTGACGCTGCAGTCATCACTCTGCTCCGGTACCGACGAAACGTGTTTTTGTGCCAGTTCTCTGACTGAACCACGGTGAGTGTTTCCCTGTTTATTTTATCATGTGCATGCTTGATCGGAGCTTTTACCTTTGTTCGCGTTACTGATGAATTATTTAgtcccagttttttttttagtttagtttattacgTTTCTCCTCGTCGACTCGCAATATTCTGGCTCATGTCAGCTGCGCATCATGTGTTGAAAGCTGCAGGAATATGCCAGGAAATGACAAATGTTGCCTATTTGAACAGAAATAATACAGAACGATTGGAGTGCATAACGTGGTGTTGTTGGGTTGTCTATGACACCAAACAAATGCTATATGCTGGGTTGTAACTTGAGTAATCATTTGTCTCAACACCATAACAGTTAAAGTGCAATGCGTTTTTAGTCCGGTTTATTGTCCAGGGGGAGGGTCGCTGTAGTTGAAGGCAATCTGCTCTTCTAAATTGCATTAATAAAGGGCGGTGGCCCCTTAGCTGCACACGTTCACTGACTGACACAAAGCGTTTCTCAAGTCAGACGCTGATTCACACAAGCATAAATTATGCTTTTGCCCAACTTCATTGTCTTTCTCAGCCCTTGTTTTTATGTAATCAAAACCTCCTTTAAGCTCTGTTAATTCTGACCCCTAACTTGCTCTCCACACGCCCATGTGATTGTTGAAACGCCTAACGTAAGGTTTCTTGTCAATTAGAACCTCTGCAGATATGAGTGATAAACCAGACGTCTCGGCAGTCGAAAGCTTCGACAAGTCCCAGCTGAAGAAGACGGAAACCCAAGAGAAAAACACACTGCCAACCAAAGAGAGTAAGTGCTAATGAACCTTGATCCAGAGCAATTGTCTGCTGTGGCAACAACCTTTTAGAACTAatgttaaacttttatttttttgttccctTCTTGCAGCCATTGAACAGGAGAAGTCGGCGTAATGAATTCCTGCCCTCCTGACCACTGTACATTCCGAAAGCTTTGCCCTTTTTCTGTCCATCATGAATTCCAAGCTGAGGTACTTGCTAATTGACAAACTATGGCTGTAAAATGCCTCACAGCTAAATTCCAAGATGCCCCTTGTACAATAAGGAAGTGTGGCTTGATGTCAGCATGGGTTCCTGGTCATCGATTGCTGTGGATTCATCTCCAGTGTGGCATTTAAGAGCAGAAGTGAAATGCCATGAAACACCCAACACTCTGTGTAACCCTTCTCTAGCCACTTGCGACTGCTTGCATAGCAAACAGTGTCTTTTGTAACAACCTGGAATGCACAAGTTtgttaaatatgcaaaataaaaaatgtaaactgacTAATGTGTTGTGTCTTTGCACTATAGGATTAGTTTTCAAAGCACCCACCCTGGGCTATAAGATCTACTTCAGTAACAAAATGGTCAttgatttggcttttttttttttttttttttttttttaaatcgcaaCCAGTTCTGATATGTGGAAGCACTATGTAGGCGTTGCATCTGGCTGTATTGTCAGCGCAGACAAGTTAACTACTGACCTAAAAGCTGCTGACACTTGCTAAAGCATGAGCAGcttgctgcttttttcttttttttttctttcaaattatGCTCTTAATGCAAAGGCTAATGTTTTGGAATTAAGTGAAATGTGACTAAACTAGACCAAAGTGAACTTAAGAGTTACATTCTGCACAATGTGCAGAATTCTAAATTTAAAGATGCACAACCTGAAATTTCTGATGTAAAAAGAAACCTCCTTGCAGTGATTCTTTTATCATGCACAGTATTTTGTAGTTATTGGCTTTCAGCAGACAATATCTGCCAAAGCATTGGCTCACATCCTGCAATAACTGTAGTTGAACAATTCTGAGGCTGCACCACAAGAGCTGCCCTGCAGTCCTGTCTAAACCTGAACAGTATTCTCAAAAGTTCCTTCCTTGCAGCTACACCAAGCCTGAGCAGGAACACATTCCGAGTCCCTTCCCACTCTTCCAGCTGTTGCTTCAGTGTAAATCTCACCTGTCTAACCACTCAAGTGGCATTTTGTCAAATGGACCCTCAGGTGTTGGATTTATGTTCACTTTGTCTGTGTTGCAGTAAAGGATCCATTAATTGGACTTCAGAATTGATTTAGAATAAATGCTGTGGGTGTTACAACACAGTATAAAGTTATGGCAGGATGTGTTAGAAAAAGTGGATTGGGTTTTGGGTCTTTACTGTAATCACACATGACTGGTATAGACTGAAGAGCCTGTACCTGAACTAAGTTGAGGTTGCCCTGCAGTTGTGTGTGCGCATATACATAGAAGACAGAAGCACTGCAGCTTAAAAGAGGAATTTTTccctaaataaaaaatgcatatatttgtCTTTCTTACCTGTAGTATTTATccatctagattgttttggtgtgagttagAGTGTTGGAGATGCCTGCCTTTTTTCCAATATAATGGCAATTTGGTTTCTGGGTCATGATAATCAACAGGGTAAACATTTCTGGAAAGAAACACTGCACATAcgttttcaaatgtaaaaattttGATGCTTTTAGCACCACACGTGAGGTGACatcttgtttcattttataAGAGTAAAAGCAGACAGTTCTAGggccaatatctccaacactctgcaactcacaccgGAACAATCTGGACTGATAAAGAGCACTAAACGTAAgagcaaaaatataattttcggaagaactgtccctttaattgcTAGGTGCACTTATAGACTAGAGTATATGGGTTCAgcctctgtttattttatttaaaactttCAAGAAGAAAATACAGGAAGGAAAAAGTTCATCAAATGTAAAATAAGtgactatttttggacaaatgtCCCCAGTCGGGACTGTGATCATTATACTGCAGCAAAATGAGTAACACTGAAAGTGAGCAGTTAGAGTTAAACAAAAGCCTCTGTGACCTCATCGAATGTGTGAACCACAGCACCGACGAGGCCGCACTGTTTGGTGGCtgtcacagagaaaaacaaaatgagccatCTATttacagaaactgaaaaaaagggaACCTGTTCTACCTCATTTTGCTGCACAGGGGCGACAGCTGTATCTcatgtggagagagagagagaataagagaGAGGGGAGACG
This sequence is a window from Centropristis striata isolate RG_2023a ecotype Rhode Island chromosome 10, C.striata_1.0, whole genome shotgun sequence. Protein-coding genes within it:
- the tmsb4x gene encoding thymosin beta-4 produces the protein MSDKPDVSAVESFDKSQLKKTETQEKNTLPTKETIEQEKSA